A stretch of the Gossypium hirsutum isolate 1008001.06 chromosome D07, Gossypium_hirsutum_v2.1, whole genome shotgun sequence genome encodes the following:
- the LOC107954605 gene encoding mRNA cap guanine-N7 methyltransferase 2: protein MKKEKEESRGRNESATCIAAAKLMQSNGMELKSVIMLELDNLETLLQEKDIQANFFCCLQHLQLRFETEDKARRLLSNVSFLLKPGGYFFGITPEKVIGKNRCF from the exons atgaaaaaggaaaaagaagaaagcaGAGGAAGAAATGA gtCTGCGACTTGTATTGCGGCGGCGAAGCTGATGCAGAGTAATGGGATGGAGCTCAAATCAGTCATTATGTTGGAATTG GATAATTTGGAAACCCTGTTGCAAGAGAAGGACATTCAGGCTAATTTTTTCTGTTGCTTGCAGCATTTGCAG TTAAGATTTGAAACTGAAGACAAAGCAAGGAGACTTCTAAGTAATGTGTCATTTTTGTTGAAACCAGGGGGTTATTTTTTCGGTATTACTCCTGAAAAAGTGATTGGCAAAAATCGTTGTTTCTAG